From Plasmodium cynomolgi strain B DNA, chromosome 9, whole genome shotgun sequence:
agggatgaaaaaagcgaaaaaaatatNNNNNNNNNNNNNNNNNNNNNNNNNNNNNNNNNNNNNNNNNNNNNNNNNNNNNNNNNNNNNNNNNNNNNNATAATCATAGCTACATGGTAAACAATTCCCGTTTGCGTTTATTAGACAGTGCTACGAAGTGCGTCCCTAAGGAGACACGCTATTTCGTCATCCTGAGGGCGCAAAAAAGAGAGGGTTCCTGTAAGGATTATTCAAGCACCAGCTGCGTCTACATGTTTCCCtcgtaaaatgaaaaaagcgCTTCTTTCAAACAGCCCTGTGCGTGAAGAAGCCCCTCTAACTAGCTTCGTTCCTTTACGTGATTTTCACCCCCCACACAGACGCGCTTCCAACTTAGCTAATTTCACaaatcttcaaaaatgaGATTTTCCACTTCGTCTTCGCCCTTGTCCCGAACGTTGTTGTCGCTttcgtttatatttttgatttcCTCCTGGATGTAGTCCTCGTCGAAGCCGCGCTTTTCCACCTCAGCTGCGAGCAATTCGTGGGAGCTGGTTGAGAGCAGGTTGAGCAGCTTCGACAGGGTCTCGTCTGCGGGGGGTGAAGCGAGAGAAGGTGAACAATGCGGTGTGAGTAACGCGGCGGTGTGAGTAACGCGGCGGTGTGAGTAAAGCGGCGGTGTGAGTAAAGCGGCGGCGTGAGTAAAGCGGCGGCGTGAGTAATACAGCGGCGTGAGTAATACAGCGGCGTGAGTCATTGCGTGGAACAGGTTGAGGGCGAAGCCGACGTGCGGGGCAAAGCAGCCCCCCAGGGGAGGAGGCCGCCACGCCCGTCAGTTTCTGTCACTCACCCACTAGGTGGTTACTAGGCTCGCAGATCTCCTTGATGGTGCCGTTCTGCGTCTCGCTGAGGAAACTCATTTTGACGAGGGGCTGCAGCACACGCTTGCCCTGCATGTTCAGAATGTTCAACTTCAAAGTGTTGAGGTCCAAAATGTTCTTCTGGTGCTCATCAGAGCAGTTGAAAAGCATATCGGTCAAATGAAGGAGAGTACAGACGGAAGCAGCTTTTAAAggactgttttttttgttccttttttcagcatatgcaaaataaGAATTTATTCTGTTAGCAATGGCAATGTAGTAATTCCCCATGTGAGCCTTCACCAGGTTACCTAACGAACCGATGATCGAATAACTTGGCGTCTTATTGTTTTCATGATTAAATGGAATGGAAGAAATATTACCTGCAATTCTCATAGCTTTTGTACAATAATTAAAAGccttcgatttttttattttctttaaaacttTTGAATACTGTTCATTGTTACTATGTCTTTTGTCAATGACTAACAACTCATcgattaaatttaaaaaggcatGTTCATTTCCCACTTCGAACCCTAACATATTTTGGTAATATTTCCACTGTTGCACTAGGATAGGTGCCCCTGTGCAGAGTACATTTAATTCTATGCTTTTATCCAGGTCTACTACAGATCCGTATTCTTCTggagctagccattttgcgaaCATGATAGCCATTCGTTGAGCTAACTCCTTAGAAGTAATACTAATGATAAGATTATTAACTGTACATGTACCTTCTTTATCTTTGTTCTTAACAATTGGAGGTAACTTGGTGTAGGGTACTCCAATAGTCctcaacatttttatttttatttcttttagtGATTGATTTAGTATAGATTTGTTCAAACCTAACGTTTCGTAAAAATGACCATCCTTATAGAATGACATTTCTGTTAATATCTTAAACATTTCGGATAGAATTTTATCATACTTTTCTAGGGTAATAGAATTATTGTTAACATTTAGATCTCTTTGATTTATGTTCAGCTTATCTAGAGCTTCCTGGAGTATCTTTCCTGTCTCTTTACTCGTCCGTAGCTTTAATAATCCTTTTACTCCTTCCTTGGCGCTTTCGATGATCTCAAGGATTATTCTTTCTCTGCTGGATACGTGGATGCCCTTTTCCTTCAGCGAGGATAAAACGGAAGCTTCGACCTCGGGGTGGATCGTCCCGTATATTTGGTTGTCTCCTTGTTCATCATGCTCTGCGTGTTCCGCGTGTTCCGCGTGCTCTGAGTGCTCTGCATGTTCTGCGTGTTCTGCGTGTTCCGCGTGCTCTGCGTGCTTCCCACTGTCGCCATGCTCCCCCGCCTCCTTACTGTCGACATGCACAGGAAGCTGTGCTCCCGCGTGGGAAGCCTCCTGCGAACTGACCTCACCATTTTGAGCTGCCGCTTCATGGGGCACATCCTGTTCGGACGCTTTATCTTCACTTGGGGTTGCCGATTCAGAGGCGTTTCCCCCTCTCAGACCTACCGTGTTGTTCATATTAGTCATGACAGGGTGGCTGTTTTCTTCTCTATCTGAAGGGGCGGATGTA
This genomic window contains:
- a CDS encoding hypothetical protein (putative); translated protein: MSRKRVFLLCIFLAISAVVDEAESFRKPDAATNVSFLELTPNGNTEEGQAGDHSQDQGQPSEPIVNTQPLQENVSEAVSHSEESTGGSTEKGNDGGQVEPTPGGGHEETPHGGEHDKGSNGSDASIGAEGKTDGHAEEAAHEQAVGKVTLEKNDAHNESTTTGSNSDKEEQDLYTSAPSDREENSHPVMTNMNNTVGLRGGNASESATPSEDKASEQDVPHEAAAQNGEVSSQEASHAGAQLPVHVDSKEAGEHGDSGKHAEHAEHAEHAEHAEHSEHAEHAEHAEHDEQGDNQIYGTIHPEVEASVLSSLKEKGIHVSSRERIILEIIESAKEGVKGLLKLRTSKETGKILQEALDKLNINQRDLNVNNNSITLEKYDKILSEMFKILTEMSFYKDGHFYETLGLNKSILNQSLKEIKIKMLRTIGVPYTKLPPIVKNKDKEGTCTVNNLIISITSKELAQRMAIMFAKWLAPEEYGSVVDLDKSIELNVLCTGAPILVQQWKYYQNMLGFEVGNEHAFLNLIDELLVIDKRHSNNEQYSKVLKKIKKSKAFNYCTKAMRIAGNISSIPFNHENNKTPSYSIIGSLGNLVKAHMGNYYIAIANRINSYFAYAEKRNKKNSPLKAASVCTLLHLTDMLFNCSDEHQKNILDLNTLKLNILNMQGKRVLQPLVKMSFLSETQNGTIKEICEPSNHLVDETLSKLLNLLSTSSHELLAAEVEKRGFDEDYIQEEIKNINESDNNVRDKGEDEVENLIFEDL